Sequence from the Sphingobium indicum B90A genome:
CACGATCCGCCCCCGCGCATGGCGGGAGGGGATGGTGAAGCCCAAGGCTTGGTCGAGGGTGGGGGAAGGGGTCAAATCAGGCTCCGTGCGGCCCGCTGGACGGGCCGGTCATGCAAAGGCGGTTAGATAGGCGGCGATGGACGCGCTTGCAAATCGGGTGGGTTGGGTGGAGAGCAGGCCCCTCCTATTCCTCCCCATCGGTAGATGGGGAGGGGGACCGCCGCTGAAAGCGGTGGTGGAGGGGAAGAGGCACGACCTCCGAATTTCCCCTCCACCATCGGCTACGCCGACGTCGAAGAGAGTCACGTGCCTCTCTTCGACCCTCCCCACGCTGCGCGTAGGGAGGATTTAGCGTCAGCCAAGCCGCCCCAATGCCCACAGCAACACCGACTTCTGCGCATGGATGCGGTTTTCCGCTTCGTCCCAGATCACCGATTGCGGCCCGTCGATCACCGCTTCCACCACTTCCTCGCCGCGATGAGCGGGCAGGCAGTGGAGGAATTTCGCCGTCGGCTTGGCCAGCGCCATCAATTCGGGCGTCACCTGATAGGGCATCATCGCCGCCAGCTTCTCCTCGGCATGGGCCTGACCCATGGAGATCCAGGTGTCGGTGACGACGATGTCCGCACCCGCGACCGCTGCCTGCGGATCGCGGGTGCGGGTGATCGTGGCCCCACGAGCCTGCGCTTCGGCTTCGAAGGACGGATCGGGATCATAGCCCTCCGGCACGGCGATGCGCACGCCGAACTTCATCAGCCCCGCCGCCTCGACGATGGAATGGAGCACATTATTGCCGTCGCCCAGCCATGCCCATTGGCTGCCGGGCAGCGCCACGCCATGTTCCACCACGGTCAGCAGGTCGGCGACGATCTGGCAGGGATGCGACAGGTCGGTCAGGCCATTGATCACGGGAACGGTCGCGTGATGCGCCATTTCCTCGATCTTCGCATGATCGTCGGTGCGGATCATGATGGCGTCGGCCATGCGGCTCAGCACGCGAGCGGTGTCGGCGATGGTCTCGCCCCGGCCAAGCTGGCTGGTCGCGCCGTCCAGGATCAGCGACGTGCCGCCCAACTGGCGGATCGCCATGTCGAACGAAACGCGCGTCCGGGTCGAATTCTTCTCGAAGATCATCGCCAGCGTGTGCCCGGCCAGCGGCGCGTCGGCATCGGCCTTGCCCTTGGGCTGCCCAAGGCGCGCCGCCTTCCGGTCGATGGCGTCGGAAATCATGGCGGCGATCGCATCGCCGCCCGCGTCACTCAGATTCAGGAAATGATTGGTCATTGGAAGGTTCGCCCCCAAACTACCGTTCGTCCTGAGTAGCCACTGAGCTTGTCGAAGTGGCGTATCGAAGGACTGATGCTTCGATACGGGTCCCTTCGACTGCCTGCCAAGGCAGGCGCTCAGGACAGGCTTCGACTTCGCTCAGCCCCTACTCAGCACGAACGGGGATATAATCAGGCCGCAGCCTCCGCAAAGCTCCGCGCACCGGCGGAAAGCCTCTCGACGCATTCCGCGACATGGCTTTCCTCGATCACCAGCGGCGGCAGGATGCGCACGACATTCTGCCCCGCCGACACGGTCAGCAGGCCATGATTGTCGCGCAGATGCGCCACGAAGGCACGGGCGTCATAATCGCTCTTCATCTTGACGCCCAGCATCAGGCCCAGGCCGCGCACATCCTCGAACATGTCGTGATTGGGGATGAGCTGCTCCAGCGCCGAGCGCAGGCGCGCGCCCATGCTCTTCACATGGTCCAGGAAACCTTCGCCCAGCACCTCGTCCAGCACGGTCATGCCGACCGCCATGGCCAGCGGATTGCCGCCATAGGTCGACCCATGGGTGCCGAACACCATGCCCTTGGCCGCTTCCTCGGTCGCGAGGCAGGCGCCCAGCGGGAAGCCCGCGCCGATGCCCTTGGCCACCGCCATGATGTCGGGCGTCAGGCCATATTGCTCATGGGCGAAGAAGGTGCCGGTACGGGCATAGCCGCACTGCACCTCGTCCAGGATCAGCAGCAGGCCGTGGTCGTCGCACAGCTTGCGCAGGCCGGACAGGAACGCCTGCGTCGCCGGGGTCACGCCGCCCTCGCCCTGCACCGTCTCCACTAGGAAACCGGCGGTATTGTCATCGACGGCGGCCGTCGCGGCCTCCAGATCGTTGAACGGCACCACGGTGAAGCCGGGCAGCAGCGGCTCGAAGCCGTCGCGCATCTTAGGCTGGCTGGTGGCGGAGATCGTCCCCAGCGTCCGCCCATGGAAGGCGTTGTCGAAGCTGATGATCTTGTGCCGGTGCGCCTCGCCATTGGCATAATGGTAGCGGCGCGCCGTCTTGATCGCGCATTCCACCGCCTCCGCGCCCGAATTGGTGAAGAACACCGTGTCGGCGAAGGTCGTGTCGACCAGACGCTGCGCGAACTTCTCGCCCAGCGGCATGCCATAGAGGTTCGACGTGTGCATCAGCGTCGCGGCCTGATCGGCAATCGCCTTGACCAGCTTGGGATGGCCGTGGCCCAGCAGGTTGACCGCGATGCCGCTGGCGAAATCCAGATAGCGCTCGCCGCGCTCCCCGATCAGGTAGCAGCCCTCGCCTCGGACCGGGCGTACATCGCACCGGGGGTAAACGGGCATGAGCGGCGTGATCGACATGGTCCTTCCCTTTCTGGGCTGATGCAAACAAAGTCCGAAACGCAAAAAGGCGGCCCCCGCCGGGCCGCCCTTTGCGAGCGGTGCCTATACAGGGGCGCCTTTGAAGGCGCAACCCCGTGGATGCCGTCAGCCGATCTGGTTCCACGCCTCCGCGATCTCGCCGATCATCAGGCGGGCCTGATCGACCGGGGCGGCATCATGCTCCTTGGCGCCGACCAGCAGCAGGCGGCGGGCTTCACGGTAGATTTGCGCCAGGCCAGTGGCGATGTCTCCGCCCTTGTCGAAGTCCAGGCTCGATTCCAGCGCGAAGAGGATCGACATGGCGCGGGCCTGCTTGTCGGAAACCTTCAGCCGGTCGCCATTGCGTTCCGCCAGCGCGGCGGCGTCCAGCGCCAGCAGCAGCTCGTCGAACAGCAGCTTGACCAGCGCATGGGGCGTCGCCCCCTCGATCCGGCTGCCCGAATGGACCGCCGCATAGCGCCGCGCCGCTGCCGTGCCGCCGAACCCGCCGTGATTGTAGAACATGATATTCCGACCCCTTAATTGTCGTTCTTGGTCCAGAGAGCGACCTGCTGCTGGAGATAGCTTTGCGTCGCCTTCAACGCCGACAGGCGCGTCTCCATGGCCGAATAGACCTTGGTGAGCTGCTCCTGATAATTGGTCATCTGCATGTCGAGCTTGTCGAGTTGATCGGCCAGTTCCTTGGCCAGTTTCTCATATTTGCCCTGCGTGGCGGCGAGCGGC
This genomic interval carries:
- the argF gene encoding ornithine carbamoyltransferase — translated: MTNHFLNLSDAGGDAIAAMISDAIDRKAARLGQPKGKADADAPLAGHTLAMIFEKNSTRTRVSFDMAIRQLGGTSLILDGATSQLGRGETIADTARVLSRMADAIMIRTDDHAKIEEMAHHATVPVINGLTDLSHPCQIVADLLTVVEHGVALPGSQWAWLGDGNNVLHSIVEAAGLMKFGVRIAVPEGYDPDPSFEAEAQARGATITRTRDPQAAVAGADIVVTDTWISMGQAHAEEKLAAMMPYQVTPELMALAKPTAKFLHCLPAHRGEEVVEAVIDGPQSVIWDEAENRIHAQKSVLLWALGRLG
- a CDS encoding aspartate aminotransferase family protein, producing the protein MSITPLMPVYPRCDVRPVRGEGCYLIGERGERYLDFASGIAVNLLGHGHPKLVKAIADQAATLMHTSNLYGMPLGEKFAQRLVDTTFADTVFFTNSGAEAVECAIKTARRYHYANGEAHRHKIISFDNAFHGRTLGTISATSQPKMRDGFEPLLPGFTVVPFNDLEAATAAVDDNTAGFLVETVQGEGGVTPATQAFLSGLRKLCDDHGLLLILDEVQCGYARTGTFFAHEQYGLTPDIMAVAKGIGAGFPLGACLATEEAAKGMVFGTHGSTYGGNPLAMAVGMTVLDEVLGEGFLDHVKSMGARLRSALEQLIPNHDMFEDVRGLGLMLGVKMKSDYDARAFVAHLRDNHGLLTVSAGQNVVRILPPLVIEESHVAECVERLSAGARSFAEAAA
- a CDS encoding flagellar export chaperone FliS; the protein is MFYNHGGFGGTAAARRYAAVHSGSRIEGATPHALVKLLFDELLLALDAAALAERNGDRLKVSDKQARAMSILFALESSLDFDKGGDIATGLAQIYREARRLLLVGAKEHDAAPVDQARLMIGEIAEAWNQIG